In Corynebacterium aquatimens, one genomic interval encodes:
- a CDS encoding SDH family Clp fold serine proteinase: MSYTPLFFAQNAHRYDRRELINAYEEKYDCNLAVMIDQVTPNSITLLNECLHSKELDKPLHLMLRSPGGDPEIAIRLIRMCHAASSEFVILVPEIAKSAATIMALGADSIIMGPTSDLGPIDPQVFVPGRGFISAKDMMAAYDRALEMVAAAPDTAQLHAVLLGGVDATTVQFARSALDRIADIARQAVESNDNRTPDEVDALCNQIQAPLIDTPKMHGAVVGAREALDAGLPVKRLNMDNEQWVAIQELWARYFALGPVDRMQAYEGTKASQVHFYE, encoded by the coding sequence ATGAGTTACACTCCGCTTTTCTTCGCGCAAAATGCACACCGTTACGACCGACGTGAGCTAATAAATGCTTACGAGGAGAAGTACGACTGCAACCTGGCAGTGATGATCGACCAGGTAACACCCAACAGCATCACCTTACTGAACGAGTGTCTGCATTCTAAAGAGCTGGATAAGCCGTTGCATTTGATGCTGCGGTCACCGGGTGGTGACCCTGAAATTGCTATCCGCCTGATCCGCATGTGCCATGCTGCAAGTTCAGAGTTCGTCATTCTGGTCCCCGAGATTGCAAAGTCCGCTGCGACCATCATGGCTCTGGGAGCGGACTCCATTATCATGGGACCGACTTCCGACTTGGGGCCTATTGATCCCCAAGTGTTTGTCCCTGGAAGAGGGTTTATCAGCGCCAAAGATATGATGGCCGCTTACGACCGTGCGCTTGAAATGGTCGCTGCGGCCCCGGATACCGCTCAGCTTCATGCCGTACTACTTGGTGGAGTCGACGCTACGACGGTTCAGTTCGCCCGTTCGGCACTTGACCGGATTGCCGACATCGCACGTCAAGCTGTGGAGAGTAACGATAATCGCACTCCAGATGAAGTCGATGCCTTGTGCAATCAAATCCAGGCACCCTTGATTGACACACCGAAGATGCACGGAGCGGTAGTAGGTGCCCGTGAGGCGCTCGACGCAGGATTGCCGGTCAAACGATTAAATATGGATAACGAGCAATGGGTGGCTATCCAAGAATTGTGGGCTAGGTATTTCGCACTCGGACCTGTCGACCGAATGCAGGCTTACGAGGGTACGAAGGCATCTCAGGTTCACTTTTACGAATAG
- a CDS encoding LutC/YkgG family protein: MTNAKQDILTRIRNAEKLADAPASVEHARDYRTESTHSREELKEILIDRLVDYKADVKTADKQGLPQALAEVLRDRECHDVRYAPGLSTELFSAIDGSVSATPDDSSVDPRTLGDVDAVVTSSVVSSAQTGTIVLQSDVSNRAGDGTGVCGRRALSLVPDRHVCIVDMDTVVYGVPEMFAAIDPEKPATLISGPSATSDIELVRVEGVHGPRDLIVIVVD; the protein is encoded by the coding sequence ATGACTAACGCAAAACAGGACATCCTGACCCGCATCCGCAACGCGGAAAAGCTCGCTGACGCCCCCGCCAGCGTTGAACACGCCCGCGACTACCGCACGGAATCCACGCACAGCCGTGAGGAGCTCAAGGAGATCCTCATCGACCGCCTCGTGGACTACAAGGCGGACGTCAAGACCGCTGACAAGCAGGGCCTCCCGCAGGCTCTCGCTGAGGTTCTACGCGACCGCGAATGCCACGACGTACGCTACGCGCCGGGCCTGAGCACTGAGCTTTTCTCAGCTATCGACGGCTCCGTGTCCGCAACCCCCGACGACTCCAGCGTCGACCCGCGCACCCTTGGTGACGTGGATGCCGTTGTGACCAGCTCCGTGGTGTCCTCTGCTCAGACCGGCACCATCGTGCTGCAATCCGACGTGAGCAACCGCGCCGGCGACGGCACCGGTGTGTGCGGCCGCCGCGCTCTATCACTCGTGCCCGACCGTCACGTCTGCATCGTGGACATGGACACCGTCGTCTACGGCGTGCCTGAGATGTTCGCAGCCATCGACCCGGAGAAACCAGCAACCCTGATCTCCGGCCCGTCCGCCACCTCCGACATCGAGCTCGTCCGCGTCGAAGGCGTCCACGGCCCGCGCGACCTGATCGTCATCGTGGTGGACTAA
- a CDS encoding ATP-binding protein, with protein sequence MIDIDETTRVKLRALRLSTFADIYFALLNDDANADELPENIFLAAVDEALEQRRQRNVAKAIAQAHLFYPHATIADISRPSERGINERQLKRLAATKWREEPTNIHILAPTGAGKTYIACALGVEACHTGHSVAYFRLDQLTAKLAVLPTTHPDYTALMRKLINVDVLIIDDFLTMSIDLRGQEDLTKIVIERDGRLPTIIASQSTAAYWVQTMPNRIAAESLVSRLNTGLRIDIGDYDMRKALSRPTN encoded by the coding sequence ATGATCGACATCGACGAGACCACACGCGTGAAACTACGCGCCCTGCGGCTGTCAACCTTCGCCGACATCTACTTCGCCCTCCTCAACGACGACGCCAACGCAGATGAGCTTCCGGAAAACATCTTCCTCGCCGCCGTCGATGAGGCACTCGAACAACGCCGGCAACGTAACGTGGCTAAAGCAATCGCTCAAGCCCACCTGTTCTACCCGCACGCCACCATCGCAGACATCTCCCGCCCGAGCGAACGCGGTATCAACGAGCGGCAACTCAAACGCCTCGCGGCCACCAAATGGCGCGAAGAGCCCACCAACATACACATCCTCGCACCCACTGGTGCAGGAAAAACCTACATCGCCTGCGCACTCGGCGTCGAAGCCTGCCACACCGGGCACAGCGTCGCCTACTTCCGGCTCGACCAACTCACCGCGAAGCTCGCAGTCCTCCCGACCACACACCCCGACTACACCGCCTTGATGAGAAAGCTCATTAACGTCGATGTCCTCATCATCGACGACTTTCTGACCATGAGCATCGACCTGCGTGGACAAGAGGACCTCACCAAAATCGTAATCGAGCGAGACGGGCGCCTGCCGACCATCATCGCCTCACAATCCACCGCCGCCTACTGGGTGCAAACCATGCCGAACAGAATCGCGGCCGAATCCCTCGTCAGCAGACTCAACACAGGCCTACGAATCGACATCGGCGACTACGACATGAGAAAAGCTCTCAGCCGCCCCACCAACTAA
- the istA gene encoding IS21 family transposase, whose amino-acid sequence MANFKDIAVLICEGRSYSYITEVVGCSRRDVSRVQRVVKEHSLTSESLALLSPGWFDEMFPDGRSDRSKQFDQPDYRALAQRLKHNKHLTRHRLWLEYLDEEPASGLEKYKYSQFCDGLAAYVDASDLREVIEHVPGEELYVDWAGDKVGIIDRASGEVGLKASLFVAVCPYSGLLFVTAAADEKMGSWIDCHVKALEYLGACPRVIVADNASTATYRPVKNRAYRAVTAKYAEFAEYYGVTIVPARPGKPRDKASVERAVQIVYSRILGYFDNEAFFTLDELNEAIAERVEEINTALSYPDGTTRRTRYETDELPMMRPLPKDAFTSVEWKSPKVDRNWHVCCDYQYYSVPFQLVGKTLRARLTSTLVSLYDGDTLVAEHARLTGYRYRYSTDPTHGPAQGQHAPAVLSNDELLAWASSYGPATAAVITKVLNVHSAAPARGLHQARNILANLGKKHDKTTLEPACQLLLDKQLAPTISVLKRIQSDVAHNRPEPTASHTAPAAAIVDITAVADSVFIRPADYYDTTKEG is encoded by the coding sequence ATGGCCAACTTCAAAGATATTGCGGTGTTGATTTGCGAAGGCCGCAGCTATTCCTACATCACCGAAGTGGTGGGGTGTTCGCGTCGGGATGTCTCGCGTGTGCAGCGTGTTGTGAAGGAGCATTCGCTGACGAGTGAGTCGTTAGCGTTGTTGTCGCCGGGATGGTTCGATGAGATGTTTCCCGATGGGCGCAGCGATCGCTCGAAGCAGTTCGATCAGCCGGACTACCGTGCGCTGGCACAACGGTTGAAGCACAACAAGCACCTGACCCGCCACAGATTGTGGCTGGAGTACCTCGACGAAGAGCCAGCTTCCGGGTTGGAGAAATACAAATACTCCCAGTTCTGCGACGGCTTAGCAGCGTACGTGGACGCGAGTGATCTACGCGAGGTCATTGAGCATGTCCCAGGCGAAGAGCTGTACGTGGACTGGGCCGGTGACAAAGTCGGCATCATTGACCGGGCAAGCGGCGAAGTCGGGTTGAAAGCCTCGCTGTTTGTTGCGGTGTGCCCGTATTCGGGGTTGCTGTTTGTCACCGCCGCCGCGGACGAGAAGATGGGCTCGTGGATTGATTGCCACGTCAAAGCCCTGGAGTATCTCGGGGCCTGCCCCCGGGTCATCGTGGCCGACAACGCATCCACAGCGACGTACCGGCCGGTGAAGAATCGTGCTTACCGGGCGGTGACAGCGAAGTACGCCGAGTTCGCCGAGTACTACGGGGTCACGATCGTACCGGCCCGGCCGGGCAAACCGCGCGATAAAGCCTCAGTGGAGCGTGCGGTGCAGATTGTGTATTCCCGGATCCTGGGCTATTTCGACAACGAGGCGTTTTTCACACTCGACGAGCTCAACGAGGCAATCGCCGAGCGGGTCGAGGAAATCAACACCGCGTTGTCCTACCCTGACGGCACGACGCGCAGAACCCGGTACGAAACCGACGAGCTGCCGATGATGCGACCGTTGCCCAAAGACGCGTTCACCAGCGTGGAATGGAAAAGCCCGAAGGTGGATCGCAACTGGCATGTCTGCTGCGACTACCAGTACTACTCGGTGCCCTTCCAGCTCGTAGGCAAGACCCTTCGTGCGCGGTTGACCAGCACACTCGTCAGCTTGTACGACGGCGACACCCTCGTTGCCGAGCACGCCCGCTTAACCGGCTACCGCTACCGCTATTCCACCGACCCCACACACGGGCCTGCCCAGGGCCAGCACGCCCCAGCTGTGCTGAGCAATGATGAATTACTCGCATGGGCGTCCTCGTACGGGCCGGCGACGGCGGCGGTGATCACCAAGGTCTTGAATGTGCACTCGGCAGCACCAGCCCGGGGACTACACCAAGCGCGCAACATCCTGGCCAACCTCGGCAAGAAACACGACAAGACCACGTTGGAACCAGCCTGCCAATTACTGCTGGATAAACAGCTCGCCCCAACAATCAGTGTGCTCAAGCGCATCCAATCCGACGTTGCGCACAACCGGCCAGAGCCCACTGCATCACACACGGCACCCGCAGCAGCAATCGTCGACATCACCGCGGTCGCCGACTCGGTGTTCATCCGCCCAGCCGACTACTACGACACCACAAAGGAGGGCTAG